The following are encoded in a window of Oncorhynchus mykiss isolate Arlee chromosome 31, USDA_OmykA_1.1, whole genome shotgun sequence genomic DNA:
- the LOC110504671 gene encoding transcriptional activator protein Pur-alpha, translating to MADRDSGSDHGGLATGPGSLPPGAMGAAARLQHDTEELASKRVDIQNKRFYLDVKQNAKGRFLKIAEVGAGGNKSRLTLSMSVAVEFRDYLGDFIEHYAQLGPSNPDIVQDEPRRALKSEFLVRENRKYYMDLKENQRGRFLRIRQTVNRGPGLGSAQGQTIALPAQGLIEFRDALAKLIDDYGMDEDPAELPEGTSLTVDNKRFFFDVGSNKYGVFMRVSEVKPTYRNSITVPCKVWSKFGNTFCKYAEEMRKIQERSREKRASELLPEGQHGDDGDDD from the coding sequence ATGGCGGACAGAGACAGTGGCAGTGACCACGGAGGGCTGGCCACAGGCCCCGGCTCGCTGCCCCCGGGCGCGATGGGCGCCGCGGCAAGACTCCAACACGACACAGAGGAGCTCGCATCGAAGCGAGTCGACATCCAGAATAAGCGCTTCTACCTAGATGTGAAGCAGAATGCAAAAGGCCGCTTCCTAAAGATAGCCGAGGTCGGAGCTGGGGGAAACAAGAGCCGCCTCACTCTCTCTATGTCAGTGGCAGTGGAGTTCCGCGACTATCTCGGGGACTTCATCGAACATTACGCCCAACTGGGCCCGAGCAACCCGGACATAGTGCAGGATGAGCCCCGGCGAGCCCTCAAGAGCGAATTTCTAGTGCGAGAGAATCGCAAATATTACATGGATCTGAAAGAGAACCAGAGGGGGCGGTTCCTCAGGATCCGTCAAACCGTTAATCGGGGGCCCGGATTGGGAAGCGCACAAGGCCAGACAATCGCGCTTCCAGCGCAGGGACTTATCGAGTTCCGTGATGCTTTAGCCAAACTCATCGATGATTACGGTATGGATGAGGATCCAGCCGAACTACCCGAGGGCACCTCCTTGACTGTTGACAACAAGCGCTTTTTCTTCGACGTGGGTTCCAACAAGTATGGAGTATTCATGCGGGTCAGCGAGGTGAAGCCTACCTACCGGAACTCCATCACTGTTCCGTGCAAAGTGTGGTCCAAATTCGGCAACACGTTCTGTAAATATGCCGAGGAGATGAGAAAAATCCAGGAGCGGAGTAGAGAAAAACGGGCCTCCGAACTCCTACCGGAGGGCCAACATGGTGACGACGGGGACGATGATTGA